The Glycine soja cultivar W05 chromosome 6, ASM419377v2, whole genome shotgun sequence genome has a window encoding:
- the LOC114416587 gene encoding uncharacterized protein LOC114416587, which produces MDYRLNQRRVSFSDPNSRQHIPDDERVTAVAAAAFSIHSLEEAGLLNLQKMKESPKFPRTKTVREKEGKVSRQPSHGEISTRRSLGQELARATESAIPARRPSGVSPAAGYQNHKGNQVIQHKNDKATLWEKAKIERIQKRYEKTKSKILAWESYRKIQAKMQMDRKKSEWEHKRAIEMQHYKNKIARIDMIAQGAISQLEDHKRKQESKAKEKAKKIRKTGRVPVKCFCFKSL; this is translated from the exons ATGGATTATAGGCTCAACCAAAGAAG AGTGTCCTTTTCTGATCCAAATTCACGACAACACATACCAGATGATGAGCGTGTAACTGCAGTTGCAGCTGCTGCATTTTCCATTCATTCACTAGAAGAAGCAGGGTTACTTAATTTGCAGAAAATGAAAGAATCTCCCAAATTTCCAAGGACCAAAACTGTGAGAGAAAAAGAGGGGAAAGTATCTAGGCAACCAAGTCATG GGGAAATTTCAACAAGAAGGTCATTGGGACAAGAACTCGCTAGAGCAACAGAAAGTGCTATTCCTGCTAGACGCCCAAGTGGTGTATCCCCGGCAGCAGGGTATCAAAATCACAAAGGGAATCAAGTAATACAACACAAAAATGACAAGGCAACACTATGGGAAAAGGCCAAGATAGAGAGGATTCAAAAGAG GTATGAGAAGACAAAGTCCAAAATCCTTGCTTGGGAGAGTTATAGAAAGATTCAAGCCAAAATGCAGATGGACAGGAAGAAG AGTGAATGGGAGCACAAAAGGGCAATAGAAATGCAACATTACAAGAACAAGATAGCAAGGATAGATATGATAGCACAAGGAGCAATATCACAGTTGGAAGAccacaaaagaaaacaagagtCCAAAGCAAAGGAAAAAGCAAAGAAAATCAGAAAAACAGGAAGGGTCCCTGTCAAATGTTTCTGCTTCAAATCTTTATAG
- the LOC114415920 gene encoding protein MAIN-LIKE 1-like has protein sequence MSLKDQLAPVVEDDPVLAKDLHAHAAETVHDAEGFPSGPCDPSVLTDYGDHVVIIERPELKLSSHGKKVQKFGRLAPEIEGLVAATGLSPLITCSVDTGDRGLISAFMERWHKETSSFHLPVGELTITLDDVVSLLHLPILGAFHSFEPLHIDEVVLMLGELLEVFGEEVRAEIVQCHGAYVCLSWLRDIYQSRCEAGHWTVAARAYLLHLLGCTLFANKSAAHVHVVFLDAFRNLSQSGSYA, from the exons atgAGTCTTAAAGATCAACTTGCCCCTGTTGTTGAGGATGATCCTGTGCTAGCTAAAGACTTACATGCACATGCTGCAGAAACTGTTCATGATGCTGAGGGATTTCCAAGTGGGCCGTGTGACCCATCAGTGCTGACTGATTATGGTGACCATGTTGTAATCATC gaacgtcctgaattgaagttatCTTCTCATGGCAAGAAGGTTCAAAAATTTGGGAGGCTTGCTCCAGAAATTGAAGGACTAGTcgctgccacaggattaagtccttTGATCACATGTTCAGTAGACACTGGCGATCGGGGACTTATATCCGCTTTTATGGAGAGGTGGCATAAGGAAACTAGCAGTTTCCATCTTCCTGTTGGAGAGCTAACCATCACCCTGGATGATGTGGTGTCTCTGCTTCATCTTCCAATTTTAGGCGCCTTCCATAGCTTTGAGCCACTGCACATCGATGAAGTCGTCTTGATGTTGGGGGAGTTACTTGAAGTCTTCGGAGAAGAAGTTAGAGCTGAGATAGTACAGTGTCATGGGGCATACGTATGCCTATCGTGGCTACGAGATATTTATCAGAGTAGATGTGAGGCTGGACATTGGACTGTTGCAGCTCGTGCCTATCTGCTGCATCTGttaggttgcactctttttgctaacaagagtgcagcACATGTTCATGTTGTTTTCTTAGACGCTTTCCGAAACTTGAGTCAGAGTGGAAGCTATGCATAG
- the LOC114415917 gene encoding uncharacterized protein LOC114415917, with product MSIDSFGANTEKNPKEECKAVLTRSQMRENAEREKRDKGAIEDKFKDPGSVTIPCSIEEVSLGKALLDLEETINLMPLSMSWRIGNLKITSTKMSFQLADHSITKPYGVVEDVLVKVFQFIFLVDFVIMDIE from the exons ATGTCCATAGACAGTTTTGGGGCCAACACTGAGAAGAATCCTAAGGAAGAATGCAAGGCGGTCCTTACTAGAAGCCAAATGAGGGAAAATgctgagagagaaaagagagataaGGGAGCAATAGAGGAT AAGTTCAAAGACCCAGGAAGTGTAACCATCCCATGTTCTATTGAGGAGGTGTCACTGGGTAAAGCTCTCCTTGATCTGGAGGAAACCATCAATCTGATGCCCCTATCTATGAGCTGGAGGATTGGGAATCTAAAGATTACTTCCACCAAAATGTCGTTTCAGCTAGCAGACCATTCAATCACCAAACCATATGGTGTAGTTGAAGACGTCCTTGTCAAGGTTTTCCAATTCATTTTTCTGGTGGACTTTGTGATAATGGATATAGAATAG